From the genome of Chelonoidis abingdonii isolate Lonesome George chromosome 25, CheloAbing_2.0, whole genome shotgun sequence, one region includes:
- the CCDC28B gene encoding coiled-coil domain-containing protein 28B, whose product MEDKKKRSPKPALAQPVSSSALRKLPVPTSKSTTFSLGLPHLPSPKQRAKFKRVNKEKSRLPQPGGSGGAALGAPLQHSFLTDVSDVYEMEGGLLNLLNDFHLGRLQAFGKECSFEQLEHVREMQEKLARLHFSLDVYVEELSEDQKKTVADSNLDQLLTNLEELSNSIQKLHLAENPDLEDAATA is encoded by the exons ATGGAAGACAAGAAGAAGAGGAGTCCgaagcctgccttagctcagCCTGTGTCGTCCAGCGCTCTGCGCAAACTGCCCGTCCCCACCAGCAAAAGCACCACCTTCTCTCTGGGGCTGCCTCATCTGCCCTCCCCAAAGCAACGGGCCAAATTCAAAAG GGTGAACAAAGAGAAATCTCGTCTACCTCagcctgggggcagtgggggcgcAGCACTGGGGGCCCctctgcagcactccttcctGACCGACGTCTCGGATGTTTATGAGATGGAGGGTGGGCTGCTGAACCTGCTCAATGACTTCCACTTGGGCAGACTGCAGGCCTTTG GGAAGGAGTGCTCCTTCGAGCAGCTGGAGCACGTCCGGGAGATGCAGGAGAAGCTGGCGCGCCTGCACTTCAGCCTGGATGTCTACGTGGAGGAGCTCTCTGAGGACCAGAAGAAGACGGTGGCAGATAGTAACCTAGATCAGCTGCTGACTAAT TTGGAAGAGCTCAGCAACTCCAT